From Virgibacillus ihumii, the proteins below share one genomic window:
- a CDS encoding amidase domain-containing protein, which produces MEKIRDLWLDFFQLERNEDSWWERKKSLCRDREAEIVRISGKGHTFEEIIYDNKKDCKYLLHLSFLLKQQDEFIQEEQVIPFAYRMEDEEVIEHKEMSMPAPQSDTPVLTADSLRRLSDERFSYDRRAAVQYAERWWNSYNPAYRAFDVDCTNYVSQCMHAGGAPMRGAPNRGDGWWYQNDNWSYSWAVAHSLRWYLSGSSAGLKGKEMDSAGDLIPGDVICYDFQGNGRWDHNTIVVGKDAYGMPLVNAHTDNSRNRYWSYEDSRAWTPDINYKFFRIGE; this is translated from the coding sequence ATGGAAAAGATACGGGATTTGTGGTTGGATTTTTTTCAGCTGGAGCGGAATGAAGACAGTTGGTGGGAAAGAAAAAAATCATTGTGCCGTGATCGTGAAGCTGAAATTGTCCGGATCAGCGGAAAAGGACACACTTTTGAAGAGATTATTTATGACAATAAAAAAGATTGCAAATACCTGCTGCACTTATCATTTTTGCTGAAGCAGCAAGATGAATTTATCCAAGAGGAACAGGTGATACCTTTTGCATATCGAATGGAGGATGAGGAGGTAATCGAACATAAGGAAATGAGTATGCCGGCACCGCAAAGCGATACCCCGGTATTAACGGCGGATTCCCTGCGCCGTCTATCAGATGAGCGCTTTTCATATGACAGAAGAGCTGCAGTCCAGTATGCTGAGCGCTGGTGGAACAGTTATAATCCTGCATATCGTGCGTTCGATGTTGACTGCACCAATTATGTGTCACAGTGCATGCATGCCGGTGGTGCTCCAATGCGGGGCGCGCCGAATCGGGGGGATGGCTGGTGGTATCAAAATGATAACTGGAGCTATAGCTGGGCGGTGGCACATTCATTAAGGTGGTATTTAAGCGGTTCTTCAGCCGGGTTAAAGGGAAAAGAAATGGATTCAGCAGGTGACCTTATCCCGGGTGATGTGATTTGCTACGATTTTCAGGGAAATGGCAGGTGGGACCACAATACGATTGTAGTCGGCAAGGATGCGTATGGGATGCCGCTTGTTAATGCCCATACAGATAACAGCCGAAACCGTTATTGGTCCTATGAAGATTCCCGTGCATGGACACCCGATATCAATTATAAATTTTTCCGGATTGGTGAGTAG
- the trmL gene encoding tRNA (uridine(34)/cytosine(34)/5-carboxymethylaminomethyluridine(34)-2'-O)-methyltransferase TrmL, whose translation MSLNIVLYQPEIPANTGNIARTCLATNATLHLVHPLGFSTDDKMVKRAGLDYWKHVDIREYASITELYDTYPEGTYYYIENFGAGQYTDFDYSNPNDDLFFVFGRETSGIPKSLLEGKEEQCLRIPMSGNVRSLNLANTAAIIVYEALRQQGYPELG comes from the coding sequence GTGAGTTTAAATATCGTATTATACCAACCGGAAATACCTGCAAATACCGGAAACATTGCCAGAACTTGTCTGGCAACAAATGCAACCCTGCATTTGGTTCATCCGCTTGGCTTTTCCACGGACGATAAAATGGTGAAAAGGGCCGGGTTGGATTACTGGAAACATGTAGATATTCGAGAATATGCATCGATAACTGAATTGTACGATACATATCCTGAGGGAACTTATTATTATATTGAAAACTTTGGTGCAGGACAATATACGGATTTTGATTACAGTAATCCGAATGACGATTTGTTTTTCGTATTTGGGCGTGAAACATCCGGGATACCGAAAAGTCTGCTGGAGGGTAAAGAAGAGCAATGTTTACGGATTCCAATGAGCGGAAATGTCCGTTCGCTGAATTTGGCCAATACAGCAGCGATTATTGTTTATGAAGCGTTGAGACAGCAAGGGTATCCTGAGTTGGGGTGA
- a CDS encoding DUF5316 family protein: MKKAFVISVITAVILFLVGWLSGNTELFGKIAVGIGVFFFIIAGLTSGAFISGSQMQANFHSESKQSRAERRNMMFVSGVVMVPQFIAGYFLLTL, encoded by the coding sequence TTGAAAAAGGCATTTGTAATAAGTGTCATCACAGCAGTCATTTTGTTCCTAGTGGGATGGCTTTCGGGGAATACCGAGCTGTTCGGAAAGATTGCGGTTGGTATTGGTGTGTTTTTCTTTATTATTGCGGGGCTGACAAGTGGTGCATTCATCAGCGGAAGTCAGATGCAGGCTAATTTTCATTCCGAAAGTAAACAGAGTCGTGCTGAACGGCGTAACATGATGTTTGTTTCGGGTGTTGTTATGGTTCCGCAGTTTATCGCCGGATATTTTTTGTTGACATTATAG